The proteins below are encoded in one region of Hordeum vulgare subsp. vulgare chromosome 3H, MorexV3_pseudomolecules_assembly, whole genome shotgun sequence:
- the LOC123444213 gene encoding uncharacterized protein LOC123444213 isoform X12 gives MHFQLDHDPSTIGVSTTHDLGKMDLLVTRCRMLLSISCEDICRRPASQRGHMMYCVSFLMTHGLDAIFCMLRSASCKHPKEGQIQRELKKHEYDVNSSSLAELLLSLEELC, from the exons ATGCATTTTCAACTTGATCATGACCCATCAACTATCG GAGTGTCGACAACCCACGACCTCGGCAAAATGGATTTGCTAGTGACAAGATGCCGTATGCTGCTGTCTATTTCCTGTGAAG ACATATGTAGGCGACCTGCAAGTCAGCGAGGACATATGATGTATTGTGTCTCGTTTCTTATGACCCATGGACTAG ATGCGATCTTCTGCATGTTACGCTCTGCTTCCTGCAAGCACCCGAAAGAAGGACAAA TTCAAAGAGAGCTCAAAAAGCATGAGTATGATGTCAATAGCAGTAGTTTAGCAGAATTACTCCTCAGTCTGGAAGAACTATGTTAG
- the LOC123444213 gene encoding uncharacterized protein LOC123444213 isoform X11, translating into MHFQLDHDPSTIGVSTTHDLGKMDLLVTRCRMLLSISCEGVHPDRLVNFLATSGPWKLDHDMISPFPCPDICRRPASQRGHMMYCVSFLMTHGLDAIFCMLRSASCKHPKEGQTPSAGEGET; encoded by the exons ATGCATTTTCAACTTGATCATGACCCATCAACTATCG GAGTGTCGACAACCCACGACCTCGGCAAAATGGATTTGCTAGTGACAAGATGCCGTATGCTGCTGTCTATTTCCTGTGAAGGTGTTCATCCTGATCGCCTTGTCAATTTCCT CGCGACATCAGGGCCTTGGAAGTTGGATCATGATATGATATCTCCCTTTCCTTGTCCAGACATATGTAGGCGACCTGCAAGTCAGCGAGGACATATGATGTATTGTGTCTCGTTTCTTATGACCCATGGACTAG ATGCGATCTTCTGCATGTTACGCTCTGCTTCCTGCAAGCACCCGAAAGAAGGACAAA CACCTTCTGCAGGAGAGGGTGAAACTTGA
- the LOC123444213 gene encoding uncharacterized protein LOC123444213 isoform X6, producing the protein MHFQLDHDPSTIGVSTTHDLGKMDLLVTRCRMLLSISCEGVHPDRLVNFLATSGPWKLDHDMISPFPCPDICRRPASQRGHMMYCVSFLMTHGLDAIFCMLRSASCKHPKEGQIQRELKKHEYDVNSSSLAELLLSLEELC; encoded by the exons ATGCATTTTCAACTTGATCATGACCCATCAACTATCG GAGTGTCGACAACCCACGACCTCGGCAAAATGGATTTGCTAGTGACAAGATGCCGTATGCTGCTGTCTATTTCCTGTGAAGGTGTTCATCCTGATCGCCTTGTCAATTTCCT CGCGACATCAGGGCCTTGGAAGTTGGATCATGATATGATATCTCCCTTTCCTTGTCCAGACATATGTAGGCGACCTGCAAGTCAGCGAGGACATATGATGTATTGTGTCTCGTTTCTTATGACCCATGGACTAG ATGCGATCTTCTGCATGTTACGCTCTGCTTCCTGCAAGCACCCGAAAGAAGGACAAA TTCAAAGAGAGCTCAAAAAGCATGAGTATGATGTCAATAGCAGTAGTTTAGCAGAATTACTCCTCAGTCTGGAAGAACTATGTTAG
- the LOC123444213 gene encoding uncharacterized protein LOC123444213 isoform X10, translating into MHFQLDHDPSTIGVSTTHDLGKMDLLVTRCRMLLSISCEGVHPDRLVNFLATSGPWKLDHDMISPFPCPDICRRPASQRGHMMYCVSFLMTHGLDAIFCMLRSASCKHPKEGQRLLPQSSRCSI; encoded by the exons ATGCATTTTCAACTTGATCATGACCCATCAACTATCG GAGTGTCGACAACCCACGACCTCGGCAAAATGGATTTGCTAGTGACAAGATGCCGTATGCTGCTGTCTATTTCCTGTGAAGGTGTTCATCCTGATCGCCTTGTCAATTTCCT CGCGACATCAGGGCCTTGGAAGTTGGATCATGATATGATATCTCCCTTTCCTTGTCCAGACATATGTAGGCGACCTGCAAGTCAGCGAGGACATATGATGTATTGTGTCTCGTTTCTTATGACCCATGGACTAG ATGCGATCTTCTGCATGTTACGCTCTGCTTCCTGCAAGCACCCGAAAGAAGGACAAA GGTTGTTACCACAGTCGAGCAGGTGTTCTATTTAG
- the LOC123444212 gene encoding uncharacterized protein LOC123444212 isoform X2 yields the protein MSPPVLTTVVTGMVLATGTVELVRGAVDAISALAERNCSKCNLKVKIGEMVKHLEDHLDEDEMLYAKDKEAMERKLELMEQLEKRLRDDKADLMHKLETIDNAHKVEKRRLKVEKAELKEELLQAKIKEARLKDLALSEIRIRKEHKVMSKYYRMLRK from the exons ATGTCGCCACCGGTCTTGACCACGGTCGTCACCGGCATGGTGCTGGCCACGGGAACTGTTGAGCTCGTGAGGGGCGCCGTGGACGCCATCTCCGCCCTGGCAGAGAGAAATTGCAGCAAGTGCAATCTCAAAGTTAAGATCGGGGAGATGGTAAAGCACCTCGAGGATCATCT TGACGAAGACGAGATGCTGTACGCTAAGGACAAGGAAGCAATGGAGCGCAAGCTCGAGCTGAT GGAACAACTGGAGAAGAGGCTAAGGGATGACAAAGCAGATCTCATGCATAAGCTGGAGACCAT TGATAATGCACACAAGGTGGAGAAGAGGCGACTCAAGGTCGAAAAGGCTGAGCTCAAGGAGGAGCTGCTGCAGGCCAAAATCAAGGAGGCCCGGTTGAAAGACCTGGCACTGTCGGAAATCAGAATCAG AAAGGAGCATAAGGTCATGAGCAAGTACTACCGTATGTTGCGCAAATAG
- the LOC123444213 gene encoding uncharacterized protein LOC123444213 isoform X13, which yields MHFQLDHDPSTIGVSTTHDLGKMDLLVTRCRMLLSISCEDICRRPASQRGHMMYCVSFLMTHGLDAIFCMLRSASCKHPKEGQRLLPQSSRCSI from the exons ATGCATTTTCAACTTGATCATGACCCATCAACTATCG GAGTGTCGACAACCCACGACCTCGGCAAAATGGATTTGCTAGTGACAAGATGCCGTATGCTGCTGTCTATTTCCTGTGAAG ACATATGTAGGCGACCTGCAAGTCAGCGAGGACATATGATGTATTGTGTCTCGTTTCTTATGACCCATGGACTAG ATGCGATCTTCTGCATGTTACGCTCTGCTTCCTGCAAGCACCCGAAAGAAGGACAAA GGTTGTTACCACAGTCGAGCAGGTGTTCTATTTAG
- the LOC123444212 gene encoding uncharacterized protein LOC123444212 isoform X1 has product MSPPVLTTVVTGMVLATGTVELVRGAVDAISALAERNCSKCNLKVKIGEMVKHLEDHLDEDEMLYAKDKEAMERKLELMEQLEKRLRDDKADLMHKLETIDNAHKVEKRRLKVEKAELKEELLQAKIKEARLKDLALSEIRIRCEVCSESLLAKNRDAHMEIHRKEHKVMSKYYRMLRK; this is encoded by the exons ATGTCGCCACCGGTCTTGACCACGGTCGTCACCGGCATGGTGCTGGCCACGGGAACTGTTGAGCTCGTGAGGGGCGCCGTGGACGCCATCTCCGCCCTGGCAGAGAGAAATTGCAGCAAGTGCAATCTCAAAGTTAAGATCGGGGAGATGGTAAAGCACCTCGAGGATCATCT TGACGAAGACGAGATGCTGTACGCTAAGGACAAGGAAGCAATGGAGCGCAAGCTCGAGCTGAT GGAACAACTGGAGAAGAGGCTAAGGGATGACAAAGCAGATCTCATGCATAAGCTGGAGACCAT TGATAATGCACACAAGGTGGAGAAGAGGCGACTCAAGGTCGAAAAGGCTGAGCTCAAGGAGGAGCTGCTGCAGGCCAAAATCAAGGAGGCCCGGTTGAAAGACCTGGCACTGTCGGAAATCAGAATCAGGTGTGAAGTTTGCTCCGAGTCTCTGCTTGCCAAAAACAGAGATGCTCATATGGAGATTCATAG AAAGGAGCATAAGGTCATGAGCAAGTACTACCGTATGTTGCGCAAATAG
- the LOC123444213 gene encoding uncharacterized protein LOC123444213 isoform X4 — MHFQLDHDPSTIGVSTTHDLGKMDLLVTRCRMLLSISCEGVHPDRLVNFLATSGPWKLDHDMISPFPCPDICRRPASQRGHMMYCVSFLMTHGLDAIFCMLRSASCKHPKEGQSYTNSIIVEPSLTKCILRSCFVPGLLPQSSRCSI; from the exons ATGCATTTTCAACTTGATCATGACCCATCAACTATCG GAGTGTCGACAACCCACGACCTCGGCAAAATGGATTTGCTAGTGACAAGATGCCGTATGCTGCTGTCTATTTCCTGTGAAGGTGTTCATCCTGATCGCCTTGTCAATTTCCT CGCGACATCAGGGCCTTGGAAGTTGGATCATGATATGATATCTCCCTTTCCTTGTCCAGACATATGTAGGCGACCTGCAAGTCAGCGAGGACATATGATGTATTGTGTCTCGTTTCTTATGACCCATGGACTAG ATGCGATCTTCTGCATGTTACGCTCTGCTTCCTGCAAGCACCCGAAAGAAGGACAAA GTTACACTAATTCAATCATTGTTGAACCCAGCTTAACAAAATGCATTCTCAGAAGTTGTTTTGTGCCAG GGTTGTTACCACAGTCGAGCAGGTGTTCTATTTAG
- the LOC123444213 gene encoding uncharacterized protein LOC123444213 isoform X1 — MHFQLDHDPSTIGVSTTHDLGKMDLLVTRCRMLLSISCEGVHPDRLVNFLATSGPWKLDHDMISPFPCPDICRRPASQRGHMMYCVSFLMTHGLDAIFCMLRSASCKHPKEGQSYTNSIIVEPSLTKCILRSCFVPVQRELKKHEYDVNSSSLAELLLSLEELC, encoded by the exons ATGCATTTTCAACTTGATCATGACCCATCAACTATCG GAGTGTCGACAACCCACGACCTCGGCAAAATGGATTTGCTAGTGACAAGATGCCGTATGCTGCTGTCTATTTCCTGTGAAGGTGTTCATCCTGATCGCCTTGTCAATTTCCT CGCGACATCAGGGCCTTGGAAGTTGGATCATGATATGATATCTCCCTTTCCTTGTCCAGACATATGTAGGCGACCTGCAAGTCAGCGAGGACATATGATGTATTGTGTCTCGTTTCTTATGACCCATGGACTAG ATGCGATCTTCTGCATGTTACGCTCTGCTTCCTGCAAGCACCCGAAAGAAGGACAAA GTTACACTAATTCAATCATTGTTGAACCCAGCTTAACAAAATGCATTCTCAGAAGTTGTTTTGTGCCAG TTCAAAGAGAGCTCAAAAAGCATGAGTATGATGTCAATAGCAGTAGTTTAGCAGAATTACTCCTCAGTCTGGAAGAACTATGTTAG
- the LOC123444213 gene encoding uncharacterized protein LOC123444213 isoform X9, with protein MAAGPSFQLPATMDPWLTLSSTPLPPWPPGSPFHSEMDIAPPHRDAYSLAGRQQRTSPHLADVQMGNSTVTVRWRSRRLSWRPGRERMPTSIACSLVSWVGSLFYVIIHILLIKENEYFSEESYHSCR; from the exons ATGGCCGCCGGCCCCTCCTTCCAACTGCCTGCCACCATGGATCCATGGCTCACCCTTTCTTCCACCCCACTGCCACCGTGGCCGCCGGGCTCACCCTTCCATAGCGAGATGGATATAGCCCCGCCGCATCGAGACGCATACTCGCTGGCCGGACGGCAGCAACGTACGTCCCCTCACCTGGCGGATGTCCAGATGGGAAACAGCACCGTGACGGTACGGTGGCGCTCCCGGAGACTCTCATGGCGGCCGGGGCGCGAACGTATGCCTACCTCCATCGCTTGTTCTCTCGTCTCGTGG GTTGGatctttattttatgttattataCACATACTTCTCATCAAGGAAAACGAATATTTTAGCGAAGAAAGCTATCACAGCTGCCGCTAG
- the LOC123444213 gene encoding uncharacterized protein LOC123444213 isoform X8 yields the protein MELFRSRGVTVEGVSTTHDLGKMDLLVTRCRMLLSISCEDICRRPASQRGHMMYCVSFLMTHGLDAIFCMLRSASCKHPKEGQSYTNSIIVEPSLTKCILRSCFVPVQRELKKHEYDVNSSSLAELLLSLEELC from the exons ATGGAGTTGTTCCGCTCTCGTGGGGTAACAGTCGAAG GAGTGTCGACAACCCACGACCTCGGCAAAATGGATTTGCTAGTGACAAGATGCCGTATGCTGCTGTCTATTTCCTGTGAAG ACATATGTAGGCGACCTGCAAGTCAGCGAGGACATATGATGTATTGTGTCTCGTTTCTTATGACCCATGGACTAG ATGCGATCTTCTGCATGTTACGCTCTGCTTCCTGCAAGCACCCGAAAGAAGGACAAA GTTACACTAATTCAATCATTGTTGAACCCAGCTTAACAAAATGCATTCTCAGAAGTTGTTTTGTGCCAG TTCAAAGAGAGCTCAAAAAGCATGAGTATGATGTCAATAGCAGTAGTTTAGCAGAATTACTCCTCAGTCTGGAAGAACTATGTTAG
- the LOC123444213 gene encoding uncharacterized protein LOC123444213 isoform X3 has translation MHFQLDHDPSTIGVSTTHDLGKMDLLVTRCRMLLSISCEGPWKLDHDMISPFPCPDICRRPASQRGHMMYCVSFLMTHGLDAIFCMLRSASCKHPKEGQSYTNSIIVEPSLTKCILRSCFVPVQRELKKHEYDVNSSSLAELLLSLEELC, from the exons ATGCATTTTCAACTTGATCATGACCCATCAACTATCG GAGTGTCGACAACCCACGACCTCGGCAAAATGGATTTGCTAGTGACAAGATGCCGTATGCTGCTGTCTATTTCCTGTGAAG GGCCTTGGAAGTTGGATCATGATATGATATCTCCCTTTCCTTGTCCAGACATATGTAGGCGACCTGCAAGTCAGCGAGGACATATGATGTATTGTGTCTCGTTTCTTATGACCCATGGACTAG ATGCGATCTTCTGCATGTTACGCTCTGCTTCCTGCAAGCACCCGAAAGAAGGACAAA GTTACACTAATTCAATCATTGTTGAACCCAGCTTAACAAAATGCATTCTCAGAAGTTGTTTTGTGCCAG TTCAAAGAGAGCTCAAAAAGCATGAGTATGATGTCAATAGCAGTAGTTTAGCAGAATTACTCCTCAGTCTGGAAGAACTATGTTAG
- the LOC123444213 gene encoding uncharacterized protein LOC123444213 isoform X2 encodes MELFRSRGVTVEGVSTTHDLGKMDLLVTRCRMLLSISCEGVHPDRLVNFLATSGPWKLDHDMISPFPCPDICRRPASQRGHMMYCVSFLMTHGLDAIFCMLRSASCKHPKEGQSYTNSIIVEPSLTKCILRSCFVPVQRELKKHEYDVNSSSLAELLLSLEELC; translated from the exons ATGGAGTTGTTCCGCTCTCGTGGGGTAACAGTCGAAG GAGTGTCGACAACCCACGACCTCGGCAAAATGGATTTGCTAGTGACAAGATGCCGTATGCTGCTGTCTATTTCCTGTGAAGGTGTTCATCCTGATCGCCTTGTCAATTTCCT CGCGACATCAGGGCCTTGGAAGTTGGATCATGATATGATATCTCCCTTTCCTTGTCCAGACATATGTAGGCGACCTGCAAGTCAGCGAGGACATATGATGTATTGTGTCTCGTTTCTTATGACCCATGGACTAG ATGCGATCTTCTGCATGTTACGCTCTGCTTCCTGCAAGCACCCGAAAGAAGGACAAA GTTACACTAATTCAATCATTGTTGAACCCAGCTTAACAAAATGCATTCTCAGAAGTTGTTTTGTGCCAG TTCAAAGAGAGCTCAAAAAGCATGAGTATGATGTCAATAGCAGTAGTTTAGCAGAATTACTCCTCAGTCTGGAAGAACTATGTTAG
- the LOC123444213 gene encoding uncharacterized protein LOC123444213 isoform X5, producing MHFQLDHDPSTIGVSTTHDLGKMDLLVTRCRMLLSISCEGVHPDRLVNFLATSGPWKLDHDMISPFPCPDICRRPASQRGHMMYCVSFLMTHGLDAIFCMLRSASCKHPKEGQSTPWIMSANKLVYLCLGFKESSKSMSMMSIAVV from the exons ATGCATTTTCAACTTGATCATGACCCATCAACTATCG GAGTGTCGACAACCCACGACCTCGGCAAAATGGATTTGCTAGTGACAAGATGCCGTATGCTGCTGTCTATTTCCTGTGAAGGTGTTCATCCTGATCGCCTTGTCAATTTCCT CGCGACATCAGGGCCTTGGAAGTTGGATCATGATATGATATCTCCCTTTCCTTGTCCAGACATATGTAGGCGACCTGCAAGTCAGCGAGGACATATGATGTATTGTGTCTCGTTTCTTATGACCCATGGACTAG ATGCGATCTTCTGCATGTTACGCTCTGCTTCCTGCAAGCACCCGAAAGAAGGACAAA GTACTCCCTGGATAATGTCAGCTAATAAACTTGTCTATCTCTGTTTGGGG TTCAAAGAGAGCTCAAAAAGCATGAGTATGATGTCAATAGCAGTAGTTTAG
- the LOC123444213 gene encoding uncharacterized protein LOC123444213 isoform X7, which yields MHFQLDHDPSTIGVSTTHDLGKMDLLVTRCRMLLSISCEDICRRPASQRGHMMYCVSFLMTHGLDAIFCMLRSASCKHPKEGQSYTNSIIVEPSLTKCILRSCFVPVQRELKKHEYDVNSSSLAELLLSLEELC from the exons ATGCATTTTCAACTTGATCATGACCCATCAACTATCG GAGTGTCGACAACCCACGACCTCGGCAAAATGGATTTGCTAGTGACAAGATGCCGTATGCTGCTGTCTATTTCCTGTGAAG ACATATGTAGGCGACCTGCAAGTCAGCGAGGACATATGATGTATTGTGTCTCGTTTCTTATGACCCATGGACTAG ATGCGATCTTCTGCATGTTACGCTCTGCTTCCTGCAAGCACCCGAAAGAAGGACAAA GTTACACTAATTCAATCATTGTTGAACCCAGCTTAACAAAATGCATTCTCAGAAGTTGTTTTGTGCCAG TTCAAAGAGAGCTCAAAAAGCATGAGTATGATGTCAATAGCAGTAGTTTAGCAGAATTACTCCTCAGTCTGGAAGAACTATGTTAG